In one window of Kosmotoga pacifica DNA:
- a CDS encoding TIGR04255 family protein, producing the protein MLFEESGIIMGEKYVNPPVVEVVCEFKVSEKKAWDLAVPGLLYNKIKDLFPKRQQSNVPVLEIRKVPDGIEHRTGVEQFTEFSSDSHNIRIRISQTSLAILEQGKYSGWENIKSCINRVLEEFLKIEDINIDFFERIGLRYINIINIPKMSEYDLKEYFTFRPLWDNNKLPSSIKGFIVGSVFNYENNRDSCKIELTTIPGQKENHISFKFDLDYYTGSPNSVEVTNAKEWVECAHKNIEEAFEACITDELRNLWR; encoded by the coding sequence ATGCTTTTTGAAGAGAGTGGGATTATTATGGGAGAAAAATATGTTAATCCTCCTGTTGTAGAAGTTGTTTGTGAATTTAAAGTTTCTGAAAAGAAAGCATGGGACTTAGCAGTTCCTGGTTTACTCTATAATAAAATTAAGGATCTTTTTCCAAAACGCCAACAATCGAATGTCCCAGTACTTGAGATCAGAAAAGTTCCGGATGGTATTGAGCATAGAACTGGTGTTGAACAATTTACTGAATTCAGTTCTGATTCGCACAATATAAGAATTAGAATATCTCAAACTTCGTTGGCTATATTGGAACAAGGCAAATATTCTGGTTGGGAAAATATTAAAAGTTGTATTAACCGTGTTCTAGAGGAGTTTTTAAAGATCGAAGATATTAATATCGATTTCTTCGAGAGGATTGGATTAAGGTATATAAATATAATAAATATACCTAAAATGAGCGAATATGACCTGAAAGAATACTTTACCTTTAGACCTTTATGGGATAACAACAAACTCCCAAGTTCCATAAAAGGATTTATTGTTGGAAGTGTTTTTAATTATGAAAACAATAGGGATTCCTGCAAGATTGAGCTAACTACCATTCCAGGGCAGAAAGAAAATCATATTTCTTTTAAGTTTGATCTTGATTACTATACTGGTAGTCCAAATTCAGTCGAGGTAACTAACGCTAAAGAATGGGTTGAATGTGCTCATAAAAACATCGAAGAAGCTTTTGAAGCATGTATAACTGATGAATTAAGGAATCTCTGGAGGTGA
- a CDS encoding recombinase family protein: protein MKITITSPLGEVSFILYGIIYYTILHHLPLFMLQFLGGGICVGKKRAAIYARYSSDNQQELSIEGQLDQMLEFCQKHGYEVVKQYADRGISAFLIEKRHDFLKLIEDAMEAKFDTL, encoded by the coding sequence ATGAAAATCACAATAACTTCGCCACTTGGCGAGGTTTCTTTTATTCTATATGGTATAATTTATTATACCATTTTGCATCATCTTCCTCTTTTCATGCTTCAATTTCTTGGGGGAGGGATCTGCGTAGGTAAAAAGCGCGCTGCAATTTATGCCAGGTATTCTTCTGACAATCAGCAAGAACTTTCAATTGAAGGGCAGCTTGATCAAATGCTTGAATTTTGCCAAAAACACGGATATGAAGTCGTAAAGCAGTATGCAGATAGGGGAATATCTGCTTTCTTGATTGAAAAACGTCATGACTTTCTCAAGCTTATAGAAGATGCAATGGAGGCTAAATTTGATACGTTATAG
- a CDS encoding aldehyde ferredoxin oxidoreductase N-terminal domain-containing protein, whose translation MRRFYMLDIDLTNNKKETIDVTDLFKEWLGGTGVATKLLVDSCSPDIDPFAPEAPVIFAIGPLNNMFPVITKTVCLFKSPLTGNLGESHAGGRLGLSLYEAGYHVLRIKGKAKEPSYIVVKNDQVEVKQAYSLKGMSALATERVLRDREHGIGKRSIVRIGPAGERLSPIACAIVDSSRHFGRLGLGGVLGSKNIKALIISGNKYWRLIDRKLYNSLYHRIYKQVVESEAMAKYHDLGTAMNVVPLSIINGLPTRNFSQGFFEGADKISGEAFAEKHLAQQIACAGCQIGCIHMATFREAFDKKHHMYKTIKVSYDHELIFSWGSNLSIDSTETILKLLQIVEKQGWDAISMGGTLAWATDAFQHGVISEKHTLGEVLKFGDGETYLRVLTKIARSENEFYSDLEKGADFCARKYGATENSIVFGKNEAPGYVTGINAFLGYATGVRHSHLDSAGYSIDQKIASNPAPFEEQINSLYNEAIWRMVFNSLVGCLFARKIYDKETVLEALKSVGIEGWNSKSIDEIGHKIHGLKYKFKLDNGFSFDKLTLPEKLTNVYTTTGKLSKEAFRKGVELYRSLVEKDLELV comes from the coding sequence ATGAGACGTTTTTATATGCTTGACATCGATTTGACGAACAATAAGAAGGAAACAATAGATGTTACCGACTTATTCAAGGAATGGTTGGGTGGAACGGGAGTTGCAACAAAGTTGCTTGTAGATTCTTGTTCACCGGATATTGACCCCTTTGCTCCTGAAGCCCCTGTGATATTCGCGATAGGACCTTTGAACAACATGTTTCCCGTTATAACTAAGACCGTGTGCTTATTTAAGTCCCCGCTAACAGGGAATCTCGGTGAATCCCATGCTGGCGGAAGGCTTGGATTGTCTCTCTATGAAGCTGGCTACCATGTACTGCGAATTAAAGGCAAAGCAAAAGAACCTTCCTACATAGTTGTGAAAAATGATCAGGTGGAAGTTAAGCAAGCCTATTCATTGAAGGGAATGTCGGCACTAGCAACAGAAAGGGTTCTCAGAGATAGAGAACATGGTATAGGGAAACGTTCAATAGTCAGAATTGGTCCAGCAGGTGAAAGGCTTTCTCCCATTGCTTGTGCCATAGTCGATTCTTCAAGGCATTTTGGAAGGCTTGGCCTTGGTGGTGTCCTTGGATCGAAAAACATTAAAGCACTCATCATATCTGGAAATAAATATTGGAGACTAATCGATAGAAAGCTCTACAACTCTCTCTACCATAGAATATACAAACAAGTAGTGGAATCAGAGGCAATGGCCAAATATCATGATCTGGGTACTGCAATGAATGTCGTCCCACTTAGTATAATAAATGGCTTACCAACACGCAATTTCTCTCAAGGTTTCTTCGAAGGAGCTGATAAAATCTCGGGTGAAGCGTTTGCCGAAAAGCACTTAGCACAGCAAATAGCTTGTGCGGGATGCCAAATAGGCTGTATTCATATGGCCACATTTAGAGAGGCTTTCGATAAAAAGCATCATATGTACAAAACCATCAAAGTATCTTATGACCATGAATTGATCTTCTCATGGGGTTCCAATCTCTCTATAGATTCTACAGAAACCATCCTTAAGCTCCTCCAAATTGTTGAGAAACAAGGCTGGGACGCTATCAGCATGGGAGGGACCCTCGCCTGGGCCACAGATGCTTTCCAACATGGAGTAATAAGTGAAAAGCACACGCTCGGAGAGGTTCTGAAATTTGGCGATGGTGAAACTTATCTCAGGGTACTCACCAAAATTGCTCGGTCAGAAAATGAATTTTACTCAGATCTCGAAAAAGGAGCAGATTTTTGTGCTCGCAAATATGGTGCAACGGAAAATTCCATTGTTTTCGGGAAAAATGAAGCACCTGGCTACGTTACAGGTATAAATGCTTTTCTGGGGTATGCCACCGGCGTAAGACACTCTCACCTGGATAGTGCGGGATATTCAATCGATCAAAAAATAGCGAGTAATCCAGCCCCTTTTGAGGAACAGATTAATTCTCTATACAATGAAGCTATCTGGCGAATGGTTTTCAATTCTTTGGTAGGCTGTCTATTCGCCAGAAAAATATATGATAAAGAAACAGTACTTGAAGCTTTGAAGAGCGTCGGAATTGAAGGCTGGAATTCGAAGAGTATTGATGAAATTGGACATAAAATTCATGGCCTCAAATACAAATTTAAGCTGGATAACGGGTTTTCTTTCGATAAGCTAACGCTTCCAGAAAAACTCACAAATGTTTATACTACCACTGGTAAGTTAAGCAAAGAAGCCTTCAGGAAAGGTGTAGAACTCTATCGATCATTGGTTGAAAAGGACTTAGAACTCGTGTGA
- a CDS encoding 4Fe-4S dicluster domain-containing protein: MAKLMRVVNRDQCIGCFSCMYACSRTWQQAITVEKAALRVKNYPGVEGAFSVRICYGCNNPDCIVVCPTQALTKRKGGGVVFDSSKCIHCRKCIDACVPGALQWDTEFEIPIICHHCGICASYCPNSVLALVEVE, from the coding sequence ATGGCAAAACTAATGAGAGTCGTAAATAGAGATCAATGTATCGGCTGTTTTAGTTGTATGTACGCCTGTTCAAGGACATGGCAACAGGCTATTACTGTCGAAAAAGCTGCCCTAAGGGTTAAAAACTATCCCGGAGTAGAAGGTGCCTTTTCAGTAAGAATATGTTATGGGTGTAATAATCCAGACTGTATAGTTGTTTGCCCCACTCAGGCACTTACCAAGAGGAAAGGTGGAGGGGTGGTTTTTGATAGCTCGAAGTGTATCCATTGCAGGAAATGCATTGATGCGTGTGTTCCTGGTGCATTACAGTGGGATACAGAATTCGAAATTCCAATAATATGCCATCACTGCGGTATTTGTGCTTCTTACTGCCCGAACAGTGTCCTCGCTCTTGTGGAGGTGGAATAA
- a CDS encoding (2Fe-2S) ferredoxin domain-containing protein → MEIRVCMGSACHIKGSTKIIARLQELIKFHNLSDKIDLKGSFCMGPCSKGVVAQIDGKYFYNLSEENVEVFFKKEILKCGE, encoded by the coding sequence GTGGAAATTAGGGTTTGTATGGGAAGTGCTTGTCACATCAAAGGTTCAACAAAAATTATAGCTAGACTTCAAGAGCTAATTAAATTTCATAATCTATCAGATAAGATTGATCTAAAAGGTTCATTTTGTATGGGTCCTTGCAGCAAAGGAGTGGTTGCTCAAATAGATGGAAAATATTTCTATAATCTATCTGAAGAAAATGTGGAAGTTTTCTTTAAAAAAGAAATTCTAAAGTGTGGTGAATAA
- a CDS encoding PP2C family protein-serine/threonine phosphatase, with protein sequence MNIKAEAIFKQLNKHGEELCGDTVKIRNVNDSTIVVLSDGLGSGVKAHILSTLTCEILSTMFKERIDLKEIVRTLVKTLPVCKVRGIAYSTFTICVVKNNGEVRIINYDGPLPVIVQRGKLLNPESLGSYKTVEDKRILDIKLFSIPGDSIFLMSDGILHAGLGNMMNFGWGWENVSKYLQKIVNKTNSTKKAVETVIELTNNYYGNQPGDDATLVGIRIKEKKKAVILTGPPLDPTLDEYIVKRFLGMEGYIKIICGGTTGNIVSRYLGKEIKVDLSTMHKDVPPIGKLEGIDLVTEGILTLKKVIEIFKMYGVDPENIPNSNDGASKMARLIAESDEIKLMVGQRINPFYQNPSLPFDMSVRHTLVTELTEILSKEGKIVTKEHF encoded by the coding sequence TTGAATATTAAAGCCGAGGCAATATTTAAGCAATTGAATAAACATGGCGAGGAACTATGCGGTGATACTGTAAAAATCCGGAATGTTAATGATTCCACGATAGTGGTTCTTTCCGATGGTTTAGGAAGTGGAGTAAAGGCTCATATACTCTCAACATTAACCTGTGAAATTTTGAGCACCATGTTTAAAGAACGAATCGACCTGAAGGAGATAGTGAGGACTCTTGTCAAAACTTTGCCTGTTTGCAAGGTAAGAGGAATAGCTTACTCCACCTTTACGATTTGTGTGGTTAAGAATAATGGAGAAGTCCGAATAATAAACTATGACGGTCCACTTCCTGTAATAGTCCAACGTGGAAAATTGCTCAATCCCGAAAGTCTGGGAAGTTATAAGACAGTAGAGGATAAACGTATTTTAGATATCAAGCTCTTTTCTATACCTGGCGATTCCATTTTTCTTATGTCAGACGGCATTTTGCACGCTGGCCTTGGGAATATGATGAATTTTGGATGGGGCTGGGAAAATGTCTCAAAATATCTTCAGAAGATCGTGAACAAGACCAACTCTACAAAAAAGGCTGTCGAAACAGTAATTGAGCTTACTAACAACTACTATGGAAACCAACCAGGCGACGATGCAACCCTTGTTGGAATTCGAATCAAGGAGAAGAAAAAAGCAGTTATACTTACCGGACCTCCCTTAGATCCGACGTTAGACGAGTATATCGTTAAAAGATTCCTAGGAATGGAAGGCTACATAAAAATCATCTGCGGTGGGACCACTGGCAATATCGTTTCAAGATACCTGGGAAAGGAGATAAAAGTTGATCTCTCAACCATGCATAAAGATGTTCCTCCTATCGGAAAATTGGAGGGCATTGATCTCGTCACTGAAGGCATCCTTACCCTGAAGAAGGTTATTGAAATCTTCAAAATGTATGGTGTAGACCCCGAAAATATCCCCAACAGCAATGATGGTGCAAGTAAAATGGCAAGATTAATTGCAGAAAGTGATGAAATCAAACTGATGGTTGGACAACGTATAAATCCTTTTTACCAAAACCCATCGCTTCCTTTTGATATGTCAGTCAGGCACACTCTTGTTACCGAGTTAACTGAAATCCTCAGTAAAGAAGGCAAAATCGTTACAAAAGAGCATTTTTAG
- a CDS encoding NAD(P)H-dependent oxidoreductase subunit E, with protein MKVKICVGTMCHLMGSSEVLYMAHEIASKSKNIEIEACTCLDHCHLGKKPPIVEIDGKVYEEVTPEILKELLEAVK; from the coding sequence ATGAAAGTAAAAATTTGTGTGGGAACTATGTGTCATTTAATGGGTTCAAGTGAAGTACTATACATGGCTCACGAAATTGCTTCTAAAAGCAAGAATATTGAAATAGAAGCTTGTACCTGCCTTGATCACTGTCATCTCGGTAAGAAGCCGCCAATTGTAGAAATAGATGGGAAAGTTTATGAGGAAGTCACTCCAGAAATATTGAAAGAACTTTTGGAGGCGGTTAAATGA
- a CDS encoding monomeric [FeFe] hydrogenase: protein MRNVITTELTKLRRLALIKLSEKIINKSYGEIPKISKEIISEVGYQYDQDLYRIKVMLDESIKIFLGTDYSKTKALELYELLPEMEAVLSNQSQLCRKEKSGIINIIKEICDGCPLPQYYITDLCRNCSAKYCINSCPKKAISIVNGKPKINPELCVGCGLCAKNCPYGAILKTQRPCISACKLDAISSDEKGLVAIDESQCVQCGECAIACPFGAIVETSAIGQVIFSLINKKNIVAIFAPSSISQFGPRVTLGQFKRALKELGFTDAYEVALGADMVAEEEAEYLDENLENLRFITTSCCPAFKNMILKKFPHLNNHISPSLSPMNMLAKEIKDKDPNLKVVFIGPCIAKKWEADLYEYTDYVLTFEEIASIFAAFKIEPSKVDAELLDDATSAGRGFAASGGVTAAVKELAKKEFDCIVCNGMKECLDMLKTTEKGEIQGLIEGMGCEGGCISGPRVMINPRIALAQLKKQLQNS, encoded by the coding sequence ATGAGAAATGTTATAACAACAGAACTCACAAAATTACGCAGGCTAGCGCTAATAAAACTATCTGAAAAAATCATAAATAAGAGTTATGGTGAAATCCCCAAGATTTCCAAAGAAATAATTTCCGAAGTAGGTTATCAATATGATCAGGATCTTTACAGAATAAAAGTCATGCTTGATGAAAGCATAAAAATATTTTTAGGAACAGATTATTCCAAGACAAAAGCATTAGAACTGTATGAGCTTCTACCGGAAATGGAAGCTGTACTATCAAATCAAAGTCAGCTGTGCCGGAAAGAGAAAAGCGGTATTATCAACATAATCAAAGAAATTTGTGATGGCTGTCCATTGCCCCAATATTATATTACTGACCTTTGTCGAAACTGCTCGGCAAAGTATTGTATAAATAGCTGTCCGAAGAAAGCAATAAGCATTGTTAATGGAAAGCCAAAGATAAACCCGGAGCTCTGTGTTGGATGTGGGTTGTGTGCCAAGAATTGCCCCTATGGTGCAATTCTCAAGACTCAAAGACCATGTATTTCAGCTTGTAAATTAGATGCAATTAGCTCTGATGAAAAAGGTTTAGTAGCGATAGATGAAAGCCAATGTGTTCAATGTGGTGAATGTGCAATTGCCTGCCCATTTGGTGCCATTGTTGAAACTTCCGCAATAGGACAGGTAATTTTTTCACTGATAAACAAGAAAAATATAGTAGCAATCTTCGCGCCGTCTTCCATCTCTCAGTTCGGCCCAAGAGTTACGTTGGGACAATTTAAAAGAGCGTTGAAAGAGTTAGGTTTCACTGATGCATATGAAGTGGCTCTTGGAGCAGACATGGTTGCAGAAGAAGAGGCTGAATATCTCGATGAGAACCTTGAAAATCTTCGTTTCATTACAACTTCCTGCTGTCCAGCGTTTAAGAATATGATTCTTAAAAAATTTCCCCATTTGAATAATCACATTTCACCATCATTGTCACCTATGAATATGCTCGCCAAAGAAATAAAGGACAAAGATCCCAATTTGAAAGTAGTTTTTATAGGTCCATGTATTGCGAAGAAATGGGAAGCCGATTTATACGAATATACCGACTATGTGCTTACTTTTGAAGAAATAGCTTCTATTTTCGCTGCTTTCAAGATTGAGCCTTCTAAAGTGGATGCTGAACTCTTAGATGACGCCACATCGGCGGGTAGAGGGTTCGCGGCATCTGGTGGCGTAACAGCAGCCGTAAAAGAGCTTGCAAAAAAAGAATTCGATTGCATTGTATGTAATGGCATGAAAGAATGTTTGGATATGCTCAAAACAACTGAAAAGGGAGAGATACAAGGGCTAATCGAAGGAATGGGTTGTGAAGGTGGTTGTATTTCAGGACCCAGGGTAATGATTAACCCGCGGATCGCTTTAGCCCAATTAAAAAAACAACTCCAAAATTCATGA
- a CDS encoding iron-containing alcohol dehydrogenase, with translation MWESKVNIYNVFELRSRTLCYFGVGAINKIKDIASALKKEGRKKIIVVTDEVVYKVTGAWDVIEPALKENGIEWVMYTGVQPNPTVEQIDEATKMGKEIGAEAVIGIGGGSPIDTAKGVAILLEYTDKNATELYEQTFIPERAKPVIAINTTHGTGTEVDRFAVASILTKEYKPALAYDCIYPVYAIDDPALMVSLPHNQTKFTSIDAVNHVTEAATTLAASPYSILLARETIRLISRYLPEALAHPDNLVARYYLLYASTIAGISFDNGLLHYTHALEHPLSAVKPELPHGLGLAMLLPAVVKHIYPAVPEVLADIYEPIVPGLKGIPGEAEKIASGIEKWLFNLGITEKLSDFGFTKNDIPKLVELATTTPSLDLLLSLAPVKATKEVIREIYEDSLNPMS, from the coding sequence ATGTGGGAAAGTAAAGTCAACATCTACAATGTCTTCGAACTTAGAAGCCGGACCCTCTGTTATTTTGGAGTAGGTGCAATAAACAAAATAAAGGATATTGCTAGCGCTTTGAAAAAAGAAGGAAGAAAGAAAATTATCGTAGTTACAGATGAAGTTGTCTATAAAGTGACTGGAGCTTGGGATGTTATAGAACCGGCACTCAAAGAAAATGGAATCGAGTGGGTAATGTACACCGGCGTTCAACCAAACCCTACGGTTGAACAGATCGACGAAGCTACCAAAATGGGAAAAGAAATTGGTGCAGAAGCAGTTATCGGAATTGGTGGAGGTAGTCCAATAGACACTGCTAAAGGTGTTGCTATCTTACTCGAATATACAGATAAGAATGCTACAGAGCTTTACGAACAAACTTTTATTCCCGAAAGAGCCAAACCAGTAATCGCAATTAACACTACCCATGGTACTGGAACTGAGGTTGACAGATTCGCAGTTGCTTCGATACTTACAAAGGAATATAAACCAGCGTTAGCATATGATTGTATCTATCCTGTTTACGCTATCGACGATCCTGCACTTATGGTGTCCCTTCCTCATAACCAAACTAAGTTCACATCGATTGATGCTGTAAACCATGTGACTGAAGCTGCCACTACGCTTGCGGCAAGCCCATACTCTATCCTCCTTGCCAGAGAAACAATAAGACTTATTTCGAGGTATCTTCCTGAAGCGTTGGCACATCCGGATAATCTTGTTGCGAGATATTATCTACTCTATGCTTCGACTATTGCCGGGATCTCATTCGACAACGGATTGCTACATTATACACACGCCCTGGAACATCCATTAAGTGCTGTAAAACCAGAGCTTCCACATGGTTTGGGACTTGCAATGCTTCTTCCCGCGGTTGTTAAGCATATATATCCTGCTGTTCCTGAAGTGCTGGCAGATATTTATGAGCCCATTGTTCCTGGACTCAAAGGTATTCCAGGGGAAGCAGAAAAAATCGCTTCGGGTATAGAAAAGTGGCTTTTCAATCTGGGTATCACTGAAAAACTTTCAGATTTTGGTTTTACAAAAAATGATATTCCCAAACTTGTCGAACTAGCTACGACTACACCTTCTCTCGATCTCTTACTAAGTCTTGCTCCGGTGAAAGCGACAAAAGAAGTTATAAGGGAGATTTATGAAGACTCTTTAAACCCAATGAGCTAA
- a CDS encoding FmdB family zinc ribbon protein, protein MPIYRFICENCGKEERLLLKIGQEPPACSECNGKLVKQISRVSFKMDSGTSTPTDYSSGNSSCSGCSGGSCSSCGG, encoded by the coding sequence ATGCCTATATACCGTTTTATTTGCGAAAACTGCGGGAAGGAAGAGAGATTGTTGCTAAAAATCGGTCAGGAACCACCTGCCTGCTCTGAGTGTAATGGAAAACTTGTTAAACAGATTTCCAGAGTAAGCTTCAAAATGGATTCAGGAACCTCCACACCTACTGACTACTCGTCAGGAAACTCCAGTTGCTCGGGTTGCTCAGGAGGAAGCTGTTCAAGTTGTGGGGGGTAA
- a CDS encoding DUF7305 domain-containing protein, giving the protein MVSARRGFSLVELLISLVALSTLVAIIIPMTMNMIKNAKAIKVATNFKVLCQSVANTVYLNSEVPTSIDELGRNINAEKYGIAWRESDGYYEFVIFTSENVDVLALGEKLTSVSGAIPPGDFNFVNGGLNSFDDMTACYTFLLDEQGNILIGSTGSGDSDGGEGTGDYGIPAFPTFPEGLPYPEDQYVEKWGHKWYWLKDGVLRTRWTPTEEYIIDADGFYSKIEVIQNRKLVIDTGSAGVVRKIRVNTLNVQQGKITLIGSGKVEIYVDNYFNISGSSQVNFNGDAERMSIYYKGPSNVKFGGNIRFSGTFYSEYAEVEIAGSAQFKGLLASVNGNLKVAGAGTVISDFYSVAVYAPDADVTISGGGSVYGTVIGRMVIVSGGGFAENIIETGN; this is encoded by the coding sequence ATGGTAAGTGCAAGAAGGGGTTTTTCATTAGTCGAATTATTAATTTCTCTCGTAGCACTGTCAACTCTTGTTGCCATAATTATTCCAATGACGATGAATATGATAAAGAACGCTAAAGCCATAAAAGTCGCCACCAATTTTAAAGTTCTTTGTCAATCTGTTGCAAATACAGTTTATTTGAATAGTGAAGTTCCCACAAGTATAGACGAACTGGGTAGAAATATTAATGCTGAGAAATATGGAATCGCGTGGAGAGAAAGTGATGGTTACTATGAATTCGTCATCTTTACATCAGAGAATGTGGATGTATTAGCATTGGGCGAAAAGCTAACAAGTGTTAGCGGAGCAATCCCTCCTGGGGACTTTAACTTCGTTAATGGGGGGTTGAACAGTTTTGATGACATGACAGCATGTTATACCTTTTTACTAGATGAACAGGGAAATATCCTCATAGGAAGTACCGGTTCGGGAGATTCCGATGGTGGAGAAGGAACGGGAGATTATGGAATTCCCGCATTTCCTACGTTTCCAGAGGGACTTCCATACCCCGAAGACCAATATGTGGAAAAATGGGGACACAAGTGGTATTGGTTAAAGGATGGTGTTCTCAGAACAAGATGGACTCCAACTGAAGAATACATAATTGATGCTGACGGCTTTTATTCTAAGATAGAGGTTATTCAGAATAGAAAACTTGTGATAGATACGGGATCAGCAGGTGTTGTGAGAAAGATAAGGGTAAACACTCTGAATGTTCAACAAGGAAAGATTACGCTTATCGGCAGTGGAAAAGTCGAGATCTACGTTGACAATTATTTCAATATAAGTGGAAGTAGTCAGGTTAATTTTAATGGAGATGCTGAGAGGATGAGTATCTACTACAAAGGACCAAGCAATGTTAAATTTGGAGGAAATATTCGTTTTTCTGGAACTTTTTATAGCGAGTATGCTGAAGTTGAGATTGCTGGGAGCGCCCAATTTAAGGGACTATTGGCTTCAGTTAATGGTAATCTGAAAGTTGCAGGAGCTGGAACTGTAATCAGTGATTTCTACTCCGTAGCAGTTTATGCCCCTGATGCGGATGTAACAATTTCTGGAGGCGGAAGCGTCTATGGTACAGTGATAGGAAGAATGGTTATAGTTAGTGGGGGAGGTTTTGCAGAAAACATAATAGAGACCGGCAATTAG
- a CDS encoding IMP dehydrogenase, with translation MTIKLTEVLPRDVILESKLTKGIVLKVPFLSAAMDTVTEAETTKVMVRNGDVGVIYKNMPPKEQIGEVRDRVKAGIGHKSP, from the coding sequence ATGACTATAAAACTTACTGAAGTTCTACCAAGAGATGTCATTCTCGAAAGTAAACTGACGAAGGGTATTGTTCTAAAGGTACCCTTTCTAAGTGCTGCTATGGACACTGTTACCGAAGCAGAGACAACTAAAGTCATGGTAAGAAATGGTGACGTTGGGGTAATCTACAAAAACATGCCGCCAAAGGAACAAATAGGAGAAGTCAGGGATAGAGTGAAAGCAGGAATAGGGCACAAATCCCCATAG
- a CDS encoding 4Fe-4S binding protein, with the protein MKLTAVLRTITEIASLLLFLFLFIGGKLQLWILIFGGLAILSLFFGRFYCGWVCPIQTVFRPIGWLYKKLHIKRLKTPKVMKKPVFRYIFLFLFLGLLVTTRIFAIKLPLLFYILVAGVMVTLFFEEEFWHSFFCPYGTILSFFSRPAKLHLGISEDKCIGCGLCQKVCNANSIITLDNKKRRIIRNECLLCFNCENVCPVEAISYSKAKKFKLKKSIET; encoded by the coding sequence TTGAAACTAACAGCGGTCTTGAGAACGATCACTGAAATAGCTTCACTTTTACTCTTCTTGTTTCTATTCATTGGTGGTAAGCTTCAGTTATGGATCCTGATATTTGGAGGCTTGGCGATTCTTTCGCTTTTTTTTGGTAGATTTTATTGCGGTTGGGTCTGCCCAATCCAAACAGTTTTTAGACCGATAGGCTGGCTTTACAAGAAACTCCATATAAAGCGCCTTAAAACTCCAAAAGTAATGAAAAAACCTGTATTCAGATATATTTTTCTCTTCCTATTTCTCGGATTATTGGTTACAACGAGAATTTTCGCCATTAAACTCCCTTTACTGTTCTATATTTTGGTTGCTGGTGTTATGGTTACTCTGTTCTTTGAAGAAGAGTTTTGGCACAGTTTTTTTTGCCCCTATGGTACCATCCTTTCCTTCTTCTCCAGGCCAGCAAAATTGCATCTCGGGATCAGTGAAGACAAATGTATAGGATGTGGTCTATGCCAAAAAGTTTGTAACGCAAATTCCATCATAACCTTAGACAACAAGAAGAGAAGAATAATCAGAAATGAATGTTTATTGTGCTTTAACTGTGAAAATGTTTGTCCTGTAGAAGCAATATCTTATTCGAAAGCGAAGAAATTTAAACTTAAAAAGTCAATTGAAACATAG